One genomic window of Mucilaginibacter sp. SJ includes the following:
- a CDS encoding RagB/SusD family nutrient uptake outer membrane protein produces the protein MKKIFFLSTISAVILMASCNKDLNQVPISSSTTATFYRSPSDFLQATNAIYADLHNYPVRLANMSEIRSDNIYGVSVTVRDWDPVNDFSPSLAANAYVTEAWGTDFNGIFRANTLLDQVAKNGSYIGSASLATRLQAEAKFLRAFYYFDLVRYYGKLPVIDHPVTAPEANSIGRSSVADVYKLIIADLQSAIANLPTTYTGVDVGRATKYAAEAVLAQVYMAKSAPNYGIEGPGTGSNEWNLALPLLQDIISSGKFAFEPTYSNIFSYANQSPAVNKEAIFDVMYTSGISGTSDLYGASYPWTLAPSAYFLSIKDTKSNGSLEIIPVSNDLANSYDAVDVRKAFTIYTAGYTNAGSTENRPFFKKWLDITKIPTASRFDWGINFIAIRYTDVLMLKAECILNGATGGSQADVDAIVNQVRARAGLPSLTGVTLAQLFDERRREFADEGSRWFDLQRSGNLLTIMNSWIAKEDAQKAIKPVIANYVIYPVPQTQLDAAPGLYSQNPGY, from the coding sequence ATGAAAAAGATATTTTTTCTATCAACCATATCAGCTGTTATTTTAATGGCTTCCTGTAATAAGGATTTAAACCAGGTGCCAATATCCAGCTCAACAACAGCAACTTTTTACAGGTCGCCAAGTGATTTTTTGCAGGCTACAAACGCCATTTATGCCGATCTGCACAATTACCCGGTACGCTTAGCCAATATGTCTGAAATACGTTCGGATAATATTTATGGTGTTTCGGTTACCGTACGTGATTGGGACCCGGTAAATGATTTCTCGCCATCATTAGCAGCCAATGCTTATGTTACTGAAGCCTGGGGTACCGATTTTAACGGTATTTTCAGAGCTAATACCCTGCTTGACCAGGTTGCTAAAAATGGCAGCTATATAGGTTCGGCATCATTAGCTACAAGGCTACAGGCCGAAGCTAAGTTTCTGCGGGCATTTTATTACTTCGACCTGGTTAGGTATTACGGGAAACTTCCTGTTATTGATCACCCTGTTACTGCGCCTGAGGCAAATTCAATAGGCCGCAGTTCGGTAGCCGATGTTTACAAGCTGATCATAGCCGATCTGCAATCGGCCATAGCTAACTTACCCACAACGTATACCGGGGTAGATGTAGGCCGTGCTACCAAGTATGCGGCAGAAGCCGTGCTGGCACAGGTGTATATGGCTAAATCGGCGCCCAATTATGGCATTGAAGGGCCGGGAACCGGATCAAACGAATGGAATCTGGCTTTGCCATTATTGCAGGATATTATCAGCAGCGGCAAGTTTGCTTTTGAACCTACTTACAGCAATATATTTTCATATGCCAACCAAAGTCCTGCCGTTAACAAAGAAGCTATCTTTGATGTGATGTATACCAGTGGTATCAGCGGTACAAGTGATCTTTACGGAGCCTCATACCCGTGGACGCTTGCACCAAGCGCTTATTTTTTATCTATTAAGGATACCAAATCAAACGGAAGCCTGGAGATTATCCCGGTATCAAATGACCTGGCAAACAGCTATGACGCTGTTGATGTGCGGAAGGCATTTACGATATATACCGCCGGTTACACCAACGCGGGTAGTACAGAAAACCGTCCGTTCTTTAAAAAATGGCTGGATATAACAAAAATTCCAACGGCCAGCCGCTTTGACTGGGGCATTAACTTCATCGCCATCAGGTATACCGATGTTTTAATGCTTAAGGCCGAGTGTATCTTGAATGGCGCAACCGGCGGATCGCAGGCTGATGTTGACGCTATTGTTAACCAGGTACGTGCAAGGGCTGGGTTGCCGTCGCTAACAGGTGTAACGCTGGCGCAACTGTTTGATGAACGCCGCCGGGAATTTGCCGATGAAGGTTCACGCTGGTTCGATCTGCAAAGAAGCGGCAACCTGTTAACTATTATGAATAGCTGGATAGCCAAGGAGGATGCCCAGAAAGCCATCAAACCGGTTATAGCTAATTACGTTATTTACCCGGTACCGCAAACACAACTTGATGCTGCACCGGGCTTATATTCGCAAAATCCCGGATATTGA